From the genome of Alosa alosa isolate M-15738 ecotype Scorff River chromosome 18, AALO_Geno_1.1, whole genome shotgun sequence, one region includes:
- the LOC125311965 gene encoding zinc finger protein 501 — MEDAETELTSSEPEALGADFITVELDTQPIEYVVKWAEVGSKFTISCVKKDSEEGFVPGELKPEPDESFFAHYESVYPECIVEESVEVPPPDEEEMLEDGHSDSDDPTEPGVSQLGHDDDVDDEVMPPPRWRGGGGRTGTRAPKGSGSHACHVCGKCYSHSSSLSRHVQTHGRGGAKAIIAAATAAAAAAAANQHKEEYGKAGEGKKTLACNVCGVRCNGKRLLAIHKKSHKAKRLHTCNLCGKHFNHSSSLSRHRLIHKGKARPGTTSAGTKAPRGAAMVLPELSMALPSMGKPKKKRGGGRVKGGMAVNVGGEKQYQCTQCDKVFRNSTQLSKHQVAHVRQLLNSYTQDSKDPLAKSSDLKIRLKLCSRDKPNYYTLCKKNKRSKAAARARLAAATAAAAAAQAQSRSPDPERPYECLHCDKRFSSTGSLARHENSHAGEKQYTCSICRKSFVRLSNLKQHQQTHASGKLYSCLHCGKTFVHSSSFSRHKKVHSADRAASQGGKQRQRSRPVIDETAPLESDSE; from the coding sequence ATGGAGGACGCAGAGACGGAGCTGACGTCATCGGAGCCCGAGGCCCTGGGCGCGGACTTCATCACCGTGGAGCTGGACACACAGCCCATCGAGTACGTGGTCAAGTGGGCCGAGGTGGGCTCCAAGTTCACCATCTCGTGCGTGAAGAAGGACTCCGAGGAGGGCTTTGTGCCCGGCGAGCTGAAACCCGAGCCGGACGAGAGCTTCTTCGCCCACTACGAGTCCGTCTACCCAGAATGCATCGTGGAGGAGAGTGTGGAGGTGCCGCCGCCAGACGAGGAGGAGATGCTGGAGGACGGCCACAGCGACTCGGACGACCCGACCGAGCCCGGGGTCAGCCAGCTGGGCCACGATGACGACGTGGACGACGAGGTGATGCCGCCCCCccggtggagaggaggagggggcaggacCGGCACGCGCGCCCCCAAGGGCAGCGGCTCTCACGCCTGCCACGTCTGCGGCAAATGCTACAGCCACTCGTCCAGCCTGTCCCGCCACGTCCAGACGCACGGCCGGGGCGGAGCCAAGGCCATCATCGCCGCGGCAACCGCCGCTGCCGCAGCCGCTGCAGCCAATCAGCACAAAGAGGAGTACGGCAAGGCCGGCGAGGGCAAGAAGACGCTGGCGTGCAACGTGTGCGGCGTCCGCTGCAACGGCAAGCGCCTGCTGGCCATCCACAAGAAGAGCCACAAGGCCAAGCGGCTGCACACATGCAATCTGTGCGGGAAGCACTTCAACCACAGCTCCAGCCTGTCGCGCCACCGCCTCATCCACAAGGGCAAGGCCCGGCCCGGCACGACCAGCGCGGGCACCAAGGCCCCCCGTGGAGCCGCCATGGTGCTGCCCGAGCTCAGCATGGCGCTGCCCAGCATGGGCAAGCCCAAGAAGAAGCGCGGGGGTGGGCGGGTCAAAGGTGGCATGGCGGTCAATGTGGGCGGTGAGAAGCAGTACCAGTGCACGCAGTGCGACAAGGTCTTCAGGAACTCCACGCAGCTCTCCAAACACCAGGTGGCGCACGTGAGGCAGCTGCTCAACTCCTACACGCAGGACAGCAAAGACCCGCTGGCCAAGTCGTCCGACCTGAAGATCCGCCTCAAGCTGTGCTCGCGGGACAAGCCCAACTACTACACGCTCTGCAAGAAAAACAAGCGCTCCAAGGCGGCGGCCCGTGCCCGACTTGCAGCCGCGACAGCGGCGGCGGCAGCTGCCCAGGCCCAGTCTCGCAGCCCTGACCCCGAGCGCCCGTACGAGTGTCTCCACTGCGACAAGCGCTTCAGCAGCACGGGCAGCCTCGCCCGCCACGAAAACAGCCACGCCGGCGAGAAGCAGTACACGTGCAGCATCTGCCGCAAGAGCTTCGTGCGTCTGTCCAACCTCAAGCAGCACCAACAGACGCACGCGTCCGGCAAGCTCTACTCCTGCCTGCACTGCGGCAAGACCTTCGTCCACTCCTCCAGCTTCTCGCGGCACAAGAAGGTGCACTCGGCCGACCGCGCCGCCTCGCAGGGGGGCAAGCAGCGCCAGAGGAGCCGCCCCGTCATCGACGAGACTGCGCCCCTGGAGTCAGACTCTGAGTGA